A single Nostoc sp. PCC 7107 DNA region contains:
- a CDS encoding bifunctional sterol desaturase/short chain dehydrogenase: MIKMLAQSWTGIEANIQMNWLLVNTCLQFAAWGVFSLLLAEVLRDSYHALCHKVIWLAKWHNKHHAAYRRDLSIVSLKLYQESQLYHDIVESILLVIILTIAALLGHQWGLWLGVAYAYTFLYGASLRYFQGKIDTDYNHLPGPLEIIPATWWVNRAYHWRHHFDDVNAYYSGVFPLVDKILGTGLSLKGKTIAITGASGTLGQALTGELLKRNAKVLAITTNPEKLATQTKVMVLTWELGNEVQLRDSLEKVDILIINHGVNVYGDRTPQAINSSYEVNTFSALRLMDVFLTTVTGPQDKATKEIWVNTSEAEVSPALSPLYELSKRTLGNIVTLKRLEGNCIIRKLILGPFKSQLNPYGVMSANQVAQFILFLAVRDFRNIVVTINPLTYLLFPFKETSTWLYYRVFSKANS; the protein is encoded by the coding sequence ATGATCAAGATGTTAGCCCAAAGCTGGACGGGGATTGAAGCAAATATACAAATGAATTGGCTGCTAGTAAATACCTGTTTGCAGTTTGCGGCTTGGGGAGTTTTTTCGCTGTTGTTGGCTGAGGTACTTAGAGACAGCTACCATGCTTTGTGTCACAAAGTCATTTGGTTAGCTAAATGGCATAACAAGCATCATGCAGCATATCGCCGAGATTTATCGATCGTTTCGCTCAAACTTTATCAAGAGTCCCAGCTTTATCACGACATTGTAGAGTCGATTCTGTTAGTAATCATCTTGACGATCGCAGCTTTATTAGGCCACCAATGGGGTTTATGGTTAGGGGTAGCGTATGCTTACACCTTTTTGTATGGTGCATCGTTGCGGTATTTTCAAGGAAAAATTGATACCGACTACAACCATTTACCCGGCCCTTTAGAAATAATTCCTGCAACTTGGTGGGTAAATCGTGCCTACCATTGGCGACATCATTTTGATGATGTTAATGCCTACTATAGCGGGGTGTTTCCGCTGGTGGATAAAATTCTCGGTACTGGACTTTCTCTCAAAGGTAAAACCATCGCCATCACTGGTGCGTCTGGGACTTTAGGACAAGCATTAACAGGAGAACTTCTCAAACGCAATGCAAAGGTTTTAGCCATCACGACAAATCCAGAGAAGTTAGCTACCCAAACAAAGGTAATGGTGCTGACTTGGGAGTTGGGGAATGAAGTACAACTGCGAGATAGTTTAGAGAAAGTCGATATTTTGATTATCAATCATGGTGTGAATGTCTATGGCGATCGCACACCCCAAGCTATCAATTCTTCCTACGAGGTTAACACCTTTTCGGCATTGCGTTTGATGGATGTCTTTTTGACAACGGTGACAGGGCCACAAGACAAAGCCACTAAAGAAATCTGGGTGAATACTTCTGAGGCGGAAGTATCACCAGCACTGAGTCCGCTTTATGAACTGAGTAAACGCACCTTGGGTAACATTGTGACTCTTAAGCGCTTGGAAGGTAATTGCATTATTCGTAAGTTAATTCTCGGCCCGTTTAAAAGTCAACTGAATCCCTATGGCGTGATGTCAGCTAACCAAGTGGCGCAATTCATTTTATTTTTAGCAGTCCGAGATTTCCGCAACATTGTTGTAACAATTAATCCTCTGACTTATTTGCTATTTCCCTTCAAGGAAACTAGTACATGGCTGTATTACCGGGTGTTTAGCAAGGCAAATAGTTAG
- a CDS encoding intradiol ring-cleavage dioxygenase → MKIIQKLKLMNINNRLLSRREALGLLRAGGTAIFVVGCMPKKSISPQQQVSIATPVSSTTNSANLPGCIVSPQQTEGPYFVDEKLNRSDIRADPVDGSVKAGVPLQLKLHISQVGGSGCTPLADAIVDIWHCDALGVYSDVTDRSFNTVGKKFLRGYQVTDAQGNVQFTTIYPGWYPGRTVHIHFKVRTEGKSGQSYEFTSQLYFDDAMSDRIYTQPPYASKGQRTLKNADDGIFQDGGEQMLLKLTSNRKGYTATFDVGLQIA, encoded by the coding sequence GTGAAAATTATTCAAAAGTTAAAGCTGATGAACATCAATAATCGTCTATTAAGTCGCCGAGAAGCACTGGGTTTATTGAGGGCAGGCGGAACTGCAATATTTGTGGTGGGATGTATGCCGAAAAAGTCTATCTCTCCACAACAACAAGTAAGTATAGCTACTCCAGTCTCATCTACGACTAATTCTGCTAACTTGCCTGGATGTATAGTCAGTCCACAACAAACTGAAGGGCCGTATTTTGTCGATGAGAAGCTCAATCGTTCTGATATTCGCGCCGATCCGGTGGATGGTTCGGTAAAAGCAGGCGTACCCCTGCAATTGAAGCTGCATATTTCTCAAGTTGGGGGTAGTGGTTGTACACCCCTTGCAGATGCGATCGTTGATATTTGGCATTGTGACGCATTAGGTGTCTATTCAGACGTAACAGACCGCAGTTTTAATACTGTGGGCAAAAAGTTCTTACGCGGTTATCAAGTTACCGACGCGCAGGGAAATGTTCAGTTCACAACTATTTACCCTGGTTGGTATCCAGGTAGAACCGTCCATATCCACTTTAAGGTGCGTACAGAGGGGAAATCTGGGCAGAGTTATGAGTTTACATCGCAATTATATTTTGATGATGCCATGAGCGATCGCATCTACACCCAACCACCCTACGCCAGCAAAGGACAACGCACTCTCAAGAATGCTGATGATGGCATTTTTCAAGATGGTGGTGAGCAAATGCTACTCAAGCTAACAAGCAATAGAAAAGGTTACACCGCCACCTTTGATGTTGGGCTTCAGATCGCATAA
- a CDS encoding response regulator transcription factor: MNVLFVEDEAKIANFVRAGLKEQGFVVDYCDNGDDGYLRAMDNEYDAIILDIMVPGKDGLSILKQLRREGRNAPVILLTARNELDDRLAGLNLGADDYIAKPFFVEELAARIHAVVRRSVGDRQNLLAVGSIKLDRITREVTCNQSAIELTSREFNLLEYLMRSPGRVFTRTQILEHIWGYDFNPNTNVVDVCIQRIRKKIDPIDETNWIESIRGVGYRFRKPDNQS, translated from the coding sequence GTGAACGTTCTGTTTGTCGAAGATGAAGCAAAAATTGCTAACTTCGTCCGGGCTGGACTGAAGGAACAGGGTTTTGTCGTAGACTATTGCGACAACGGTGATGATGGATATCTGCGAGCAATGGATAACGAATATGATGCCATTATTCTGGACATTATGGTGCCAGGAAAGGATGGTTTATCAATTCTCAAACAACTACGACGGGAAGGGCGGAATGCTCCCGTAATTTTGTTAACGGCTCGCAATGAACTAGACGATCGCCTCGCTGGTTTAAACTTGGGAGCCGATGATTACATTGCTAAACCCTTTTTTGTGGAAGAATTAGCGGCGCGGATTCATGCGGTGGTGCGTCGGAGTGTAGGCGATCGCCAAAATTTGCTGGCGGTTGGATCAATCAAACTTGATCGCATCACGAGGGAAGTGACTTGCAATCAAAGCGCTATAGAACTTACTAGCCGCGAGTTTAATCTACTGGAATATCTTATGCGCTCTCCTGGTCGAGTGTTCACCCGTACCCAAATCTTAGAACACATTTGGGGTTATGATTTTAACCCCAATACTAACGTTGTGGATGTCTGCATTCAGCGCATTCGCAAAAAAATTGACCCGATAGATGAAACAAATTGGATTGAAAGCATTCGCGGCGTGGGCTATCGGTTTCGCAAACCAGACAATCAATCGTGA
- a CDS encoding cell wall metabolism sensor histidine kinase WalK gives MRSFRFRIALLSATLAGTTLVGFGAVSWFQIYNAKISRLDVELLNQLLRANRSPETEKLPPRPELLPSDFGTNSKTPIALLILDINGQTIREFNSLSVDTEVKGLLIQRLELAPAPPSIPRQRPPVIFGTNQPVKPPPRPIPPQFITEKTAKATWRIGAAKFPNSQVAFAVSLQAVNQEMASIRNIFLISIPGALFLVAVGAWFVSGGALHPIRQLTGVIQQVTVQGLDQRIPSETTDVEFVELIRVFNQMLERLERSFTQASRFSADAAHELKTPLTILQGELERSLQQVEPGSEVQQRLSNLLDEVHRLSGIMRKLLLLSLADAGKMSLYLADVNMSELLLEIVEDVELLAPHLSVQTDIPDNLQVKGDRDLLIQVLQNLLSNAIKYNFADGWIKIQAYQTQKTLKVTIANSSKDILPSDRDRLFERFYRGDPARTRKIEGIGLGLSLAREIVRAHQGELALDSLTSGQTGFILTLPRT, from the coding sequence ATGCGATCGTTTCGATTCCGCATTGCGCTGTTATCCGCGACTCTAGCCGGCACTACATTAGTCGGTTTTGGTGCAGTATCTTGGTTTCAGATTTACAATGCTAAAATTAGCCGCCTTGATGTAGAACTGTTAAATCAGTTGCTCCGTGCCAACCGTTCCCCAGAGACGGAAAAATTACCCCCACGCCCAGAACTATTACCTTCTGACTTTGGGACAAATTCAAAAACTCCCATCGCCTTACTGATACTGGATATTAACGGTCAGACAATCCGTGAATTTAACTCCTTATCTGTGGATACTGAGGTGAAAGGTTTACTAATTCAGCGTCTGGAGTTAGCACCTGCGCCACCATCTATTCCTCGACAACGACCGCCTGTAATTTTTGGCACAAATCAGCCTGTAAAACCACCACCTCGCCCAATTCCACCGCAATTTATTACAGAAAAAACCGCAAAAGCAACTTGGCGGATTGGTGCAGCTAAATTTCCTAATTCTCAAGTGGCTTTCGCTGTCAGCCTACAAGCCGTTAATCAAGAAATGGCGAGTATTCGCAACATCTTCCTCATATCAATTCCGGGAGCTTTGTTTTTAGTGGCGGTTGGGGCTTGGTTTGTTTCTGGTGGTGCGTTACATCCCATCCGCCAGCTAACCGGGGTAATTCAACAGGTAACAGTCCAAGGTTTAGATCAGCGGATTCCCAGTGAGACAACAGATGTGGAATTTGTGGAACTGATTCGGGTGTTTAACCAAATGTTAGAACGCCTGGAACGCAGTTTTACCCAAGCTTCGCGCTTTAGTGCAGATGCAGCCCATGAACTGAAAACCCCATTAACTATTTTGCAAGGTGAATTAGAGCGATCGCTCCAACAAGTTGAGCCGGGAAGTGAAGTACAGCAACGCTTAAGCAATTTATTAGATGAAGTGCATCGCTTGAGTGGAATTATGCGAAAACTCTTGCTGCTGTCTTTAGCAGATGCAGGCAAAATGAGCTTGTATCTGGCTGATGTGAATATGTCTGAGTTGCTACTGGAGATTGTCGAAGATGTAGAATTGCTGGCTCCTCACTTGAGTGTGCAAACTGACATTCCTGATAATTTGCAGGTGAAGGGCGATCGCGATTTACTCATACAAGTTCTCCAAAATTTGCTGAGTAATGCAATTAAATATAATTTTGCTGACGGCTGGATTAAGATTCAGGCCTATCAAACACAGAAAACTCTTAAAGTTACAATTGCCAATTCCTCAAAAGACATTTTACCCAGCGATCGCGATCGACTTTTTGAGCGCTTTTATCGTGGTGATCCAGCCCGCACCCGGAAAATAGAAGGAATCGGGCTGGGACTCAGCCTCGCCCGCGAAATTGTCCGGGCGCACCAGGGCGAACTAGCGCTGGATTCTCTAACTTCTGGTCAAACAGGATTTATTCTCACTTTACCCAGAACATAA
- a CDS encoding tetratricopeptide repeat protein — translation MDWITLLRSLQSDFIQRLTSGSLLHCETEGQYSELIIISGERLKILRDFCWLMAEKYKRVSPVRDVFISYLKGKLGEEVVKERLADLITEVDYEKRFGGDGKIDFTLTTNPSVGIEVKSRHGSLDKVRWSVSSEEVEKNAVIVCILIQEEVHEAQSEYHLFLAGFLPTRMIKLKTGRIAFGIEQLLYGSGLRCYLEQYQSTISYNLVKPEDNHKSPSFLSPNNSQLISPKSSVNQAEKLLIYPQENDYIKLGHNCLVKGEYTDAIAHYSQALKLYQNDAEIYYQRGLSYYQLGDYAEAIADYSQAIQINLNDAKFYIKRGLANYQLGDYIAAIDDYTQAIRLNPNMAVAYKNRADARSHLGDNQGAIEDYTQALKINPNYAITYKNRGMSRYFLGYQQSFTKAIKINPQDAIAYKNRGNARADIGDYEGAIDDYTQVIAINPHDAHAYYNRGNARYDMGDNAGAFEDYTQAIKINPNYADAYYNRGNVQSEIGDQQEAIADFQKAVELYRKEGKLDALKDARGRVLDLQIEESLDILNF, via the coding sequence ATGGACTGGATTACGCTACTGCGATCGCTACAGTCTGATTTTATTCAAAGGTTAACATCCGGTTCGCTGCTTCATTGCGAAACAGAAGGTCAATATAGCGAATTAATTATAATCTCTGGAGAAAGATTAAAGATTCTCCGCGATTTTTGCTGGCTGATGGCGGAAAAATATAAGCGAGTTTCGCCAGTGCGGGACGTTTTTATCAGCTATCTCAAAGGTAAATTAGGTGAGGAAGTTGTCAAAGAACGTTTGGCTGATTTAATTACCGAAGTTGATTATGAAAAACGCTTCGGTGGTGACGGTAAGATTGATTTCACCCTTACTACTAACCCATCAGTCGGCATTGAAGTCAAATCTCGGCATGGTAGCCTTGATAAAGTCAGATGGTCTGTCAGTTCCGAAGAAGTAGAAAAAAATGCAGTGATAGTCTGCATCTTAATTCAAGAAGAAGTACACGAAGCTCAATCAGAGTATCACCTTTTTTTAGCTGGGTTTCTACCGACGCGGATGATTAAACTCAAAACAGGAAGAATCGCTTTCGGGATAGAACAATTATTATATGGTAGTGGTTTACGTTGCTATTTAGAACAGTATCAATCCACCATTAGTTACAACTTAGTAAAGCCAGAGGATAATCACAAATCACCGAGTTTTTTATCGCCGAATAATTCTCAGTTAATTTCACCTAAATCATCAGTTAATCAAGCTGAAAAATTATTAATATATCCCCAAGAAAATGATTATATAAAACTAGGACATAATTGCTTAGTTAAGGGAGAATATACAGATGCGATCGCTCACTATAGCCAAGCCTTAAAATTATATCAAAATGATGCAGAAATTTATTATCAGCGAGGTTTAAGCTATTATCAGTTAGGCGATTATGCAGAAGCGATCGCCGATTATTCTCAAGCCATTCAAATTAATCTCAATGATGCTAAATTCTATATCAAGCGAGGTTTAGCCAATTATCAATTAGGAGATTATATCGCAGCCATTGATGATTATACCCAAGCTATCAGACTCAATCCTAATATGGCGGTTGCTTATAAAAACCGCGCCGATGCTCGTTCTCATCTAGGAGATAATCAAGGTGCAATCGAAGATTATACGCAAGCACTTAAAATAAATCCTAATTATGCCATAACTTATAAAAACCGGGGAATGTCACGTTATTTTTTAGGATATCAGCAAAGCTTTACTAAAGCCATCAAAATAAATCCTCAGGATGCGATTGCTTATAAAAATCGTGGTAATGCACGTGCTGATATAGGTGATTATGAAGGTGCAATTGATGATTATACTCAAGTAATTGCCATTAACCCTCATGATGCCCATGCTTATTATAATCGCGGCAACGCTCGTTATGATATGGGCGATAATGCCGGAGCTTTTGAAGATTATACTCAGGCAATAAAAATTAATCCTAATTATGCTGATGCTTATTACAACCGGGGCAATGTGCAATCAGAAATCGGAGATCAACAAGAAGCAATTGCTGATTTCCAAAAAGCTGTAGAACTTTATCGTAAAGAAGGTAAATTAGATGCTCTCAAAGATGCGCGAGGGCGAGTTTTAGATTTGCAAATTGAAGAATCATTAGATATTTTAAATTTCTAA
- the mrdA gene encoding penicillin-binding protein 2, with the protein MAVLHSSPLGGKKNTRTVGRNFQSVFLMLFTLSMLTGIGVRLAYLQIVEGDMHRKRAESNRIRVIAKQPERGNIFDRNGKLLASTRYPRSVYLWPMAHTKPSWPIVGPRLASILDITQADIEKKLDEAGAYSSSLIRIARDLNEAQVTAMKEYENELPEVEVHTEAVRYYPHGTALAHVLGYTRELTAEQLTERKQEGYRLGDVIGQMGVEKAYEKLLRGEWGGQQVEVDGAGRPLRVLGEKQAKAGNDLHLTLDVDIQKAAEKALGDRDGAIVAINPKNGAVLALVSHPTFDPNIFSKQKLTQKDWESVQGEDHPLVNRALSAFPPASTFKIVTTTAGLESGKFSPSTVLQTYGSLTIGGTRFGEWNHAGFGPLGFVGAMQWSSDTFFYQIGRGVGGPTLIEWTRKYGFGQRTGFEFASEETKGLVPDENWKQKAWKIPWTVGDTINMSIGQGALQTTPLQVAIMFAVPANGGYRVQPHLLKDNEDAKSWRESLNMKPTTIKILRDGLRKVVSEGTGKVLNKPTIPPVAGKSGTAEAWKNRVKQNHAWFGAYTPADNPEMLIVAFAEHSGGGGGAIAAPMILEIMQDYYQRKYPGKYQKPEAKKQ; encoded by the coding sequence ATGGCAGTATTACACTCATCTCCGCTGGGAGGCAAAAAAAATACACGTACAGTCGGACGCAATTTTCAGTCGGTATTTTTAATGCTATTTACCCTCTCAATGTTAACAGGCATCGGGGTGCGGTTAGCATATTTACAAATTGTTGAGGGGGATATGCACCGCAAACGCGCCGAATCTAACCGTATTCGGGTAATTGCTAAACAACCAGAACGCGGCAATATTTTTGACCGCAATGGCAAACTTTTGGCTAGTACGCGTTATCCTCGTTCTGTGTATCTTTGGCCGATGGCACATACTAAACCCTCTTGGCCAATTGTTGGGCCAAGGTTAGCCAGTATTTTAGATATTACCCAAGCAGACATCGAAAAAAAGCTAGATGAAGCTGGTGCATATTCATCTTCTTTAATTAGAATTGCCCGTGACTTGAATGAAGCACAAGTCACAGCGATGAAAGAGTATGAAAACGAACTACCAGAGGTAGAAGTTCATACGGAAGCGGTTCGTTACTATCCCCACGGTACAGCCCTCGCTCATGTACTGGGTTATACCAGAGAATTAACTGCTGAACAGTTAACAGAAAGAAAACAAGAAGGCTATCGCTTAGGTGATGTCATTGGTCAGATGGGAGTTGAAAAGGCCTATGAGAAATTATTGCGGGGTGAGTGGGGCGGTCAACAGGTAGAAGTCGATGGGGCTGGGCGACCGTTGCGGGTGTTAGGAGAAAAACAAGCTAAAGCCGGGAATGACCTGCATTTGACCTTAGATGTAGATATACAGAAAGCCGCAGAAAAAGCCTTGGGCGATCGCGATGGTGCGATTGTGGCGATTAACCCAAAAAATGGTGCAGTTTTAGCTTTAGTTTCTCATCCCACCTTTGACCCCAATATCTTTTCTAAACAAAAACTCACACAAAAAGATTGGGAATCTGTCCAAGGTGAAGACCATCCCCTGGTTAATCGCGCCCTCAGCGCCTTTCCCCCCGCCAGTACTTTTAAAATTGTCACGACAACTGCGGGGCTGGAATCAGGGAAATTTTCTCCCAGTACCGTCTTACAAACCTATGGTTCCTTAACCATTGGCGGAACCAGATTTGGTGAGTGGAATCATGCAGGATTTGGGCCTTTAGGATTTGTCGGAGCGATGCAATGGAGTAGTGATACTTTCTTTTATCAAATAGGTAGAGGTGTTGGCGGCCCGACTTTAATTGAATGGACTCGCAAGTATGGATTTGGTCAAAGAACAGGCTTTGAGTTCGCCTCAGAAGAAACCAAAGGTTTAGTCCCCGATGAAAACTGGAAGCAAAAAGCTTGGAAAATTCCCTGGACTGTCGGCGACACAATTAATATGTCTATTGGTCAAGGTGCTTTACAAACCACACCTTTGCAAGTGGCGATTATGTTTGCAGTTCCAGCTAACGGCGGCTATCGAGTCCAGCCGCATTTACTCAAAGATAATGAAGATGCTAAAAGTTGGCGTGAATCTTTAAATATGAAGCCGACAACCATTAAAATTCTCCGCGATGGACTGCGTAAAGTTGTTTCTGAAGGTACGGGTAAGGTTTTAAATAAACCCACAATTCCCCCTGTGGCTGGCAAAAGTGGCACAGCAGAAGCTTGGAAAAATCGCGTCAAGCAAAATCATGCTTGGTTTGGTGCATATACGCCAGCCGATAACCCAGAAATGTTAATTGTCGCTTTTGCAGAACATTCTGGTGGTGGTGGTGGTGCGATCGCCGCCCCGATGATTTTAGAAATTATGCAAGACTATTATCAAAGAAAGTATCCAGGTAAATATCAAAAACCAGAAGCGAAAAAACAATAG
- a CDS encoding B12-binding domain-containing radical SAM protein, producing MKALLLYPQFPQSFWSYDRFMEIAGLKAVLPPLGIITVAALLPQEWEIRFCDRNVTLETEADWEWCDIVILSAMLVQKPDFHALIQKAVRLGKKVAVGGPYPTSIPQDALDSGAHYLILDEGELTIPQFLTALNQGQEQGIFRSLEKPDVSQSPMPRFDLLKRDAYLMMAIQFSRGCPFNCEFCDIITLYGRKPRTKEPQQTIAELQVLYDLGWRGSLFIVDDNFIGNQRNVKRFLRELIPWMKQHSYPFTFITEASVNLAEDEELLQLMNEAGFYAVFLGIETPDQESLHLTQKVQNTRSPLVQACEKINQAGILIYAGFILGFDGERPGAGEKIQAFVEQTNIPQPMLGILQALPNTALWNRLQKEQRLLESKGIGGTEVGDQNTLMNFIPTRSIDEIAREYVEGLWTLYEPRNYLRRCFQQCLSLGSLAQRKQTMQLSPGKALRLVVQLIWLQGLRQPEIRVQFWQQLWAIILTKPQVLNMYLGLCAAGEHFWEYRVLARQRITQQLGYDPLTASTLPKQEPVLVK from the coding sequence ATGAAAGCATTATTGCTCTACCCTCAGTTTCCCCAGTCCTTTTGGTCTTATGATCGCTTCATGGAAATCGCCGGACTTAAAGCCGTTTTACCGCCACTGGGAATTATCACAGTTGCAGCACTGCTACCCCAAGAATGGGAAATTAGATTTTGCGATCGCAATGTCACTCTGGAAACAGAAGCTGATTGGGAGTGGTGCGATATCGTCATCTTGTCGGCAATGCTAGTGCAGAAACCAGATTTTCACGCCCTGATTCAAAAAGCGGTGCGCTTAGGTAAAAAAGTAGCCGTGGGTGGCCCTTACCCAACATCTATTCCACAAGATGCTTTGGACTCTGGAGCGCATTATTTAATTTTAGATGAAGGGGAATTAACTATTCCTCAATTTTTAACAGCCCTCAATCAAGGTCAAGAACAGGGGATATTTCGCTCTCTGGAAAAACCTGATGTCAGCCAAAGCCCAATGCCCCGTTTTGACTTGCTAAAACGGGATGCTTACTTAATGATGGCTATCCAGTTTTCTCGCGGCTGCCCCTTTAATTGCGAGTTTTGCGATATTATCACACTCTACGGTCGCAAACCACGCACAAAAGAGCCTCAGCAAACCATTGCTGAGTTACAAGTTCTGTATGATTTAGGCTGGCGAGGGTCACTGTTTATCGTGGACGATAACTTTATTGGCAATCAACGGAACGTTAAACGTTTTTTGCGGGAGTTGATTCCTTGGATGAAACAGCACTCCTATCCCTTCACATTCATCACTGAAGCTTCTGTGAATTTAGCCGAAGATGAAGAACTGTTGCAATTAATGAATGAAGCAGGTTTCTATGCAGTTTTTCTCGGTATAGAAACTCCTGACCAAGAAAGTTTGCACTTAACACAAAAAGTGCAAAATACTCGTAGTCCTCTTGTGCAAGCCTGTGAAAAAATTAATCAAGCCGGAATACTCATCTATGCAGGGTTTATCCTCGGTTTTGATGGAGAACGCCCAGGCGCAGGAGAAAAAATACAAGCTTTTGTCGAACAAACCAATATTCCTCAACCAATGTTGGGCATTCTTCAAGCTTTGCCCAACACTGCTTTATGGAACCGTCTGCAAAAAGAGCAGCGTTTGTTAGAGAGTAAGGGTATTGGTGGAACTGAAGTAGGAGATCAGAATACCTTAATGAATTTCATCCCCACACGCTCCATTGATGAAATTGCCAGAGAATATGTAGAAGGCTTATGGACTTTATATGAACCCAGAAACTATCTCAGACGCTGTTTTCAGCAATGTCTGAGTCTTGGTTCCCTCGCCCAGCGAAAACAAACTATGCAATTGTCTCCAGGAAAGGCATTACGGCTGGTTGTGCAGTTAATCTGGCTTCAGGGCTTGCGTCAACCAGAAATTCGTGTGCAGTTTTGGCAACAACTCTGGGCAATTATACTGACAAAACCGCAGGTTCTGAATATGTATTTAGGACTATGCGCGGCGGGAGAACATTTTTGGGAGTACCGGGTTTTAGCTAGACAACGAATTACTCAACAATTAGGCTACGATCCGCTCACAGCCTCTACGTTACCTAAGCAAGAACCAGTACTAGTCAAGTAG
- a CDS encoding LuxR C-terminal-related transcriptional regulator — MVALHALFRAIAQAKDEQTLRSHISAEMSQYFTATRCGLFFFHQTHLIDKAILIALSPQYNPVARYLLEHHAPVHEALVVEPKTWKLICPRPDHYHVMAGPIVSTGKLVGALGFTRQQDIPAFDSQNLTDLSAICLHISTWVTMTQAQHPPLQTAGLTSREVEIATLVARGCRNAEISRELWITENSVKQALKRMFRKLEVSSRTQMLAKLSTVAQSQQLPKW, encoded by the coding sequence ATGGTTGCTTTACACGCTTTATTTCGGGCAATTGCTCAAGCTAAAGATGAACAAACATTGCGATCGCATATATCCGCAGAAATGAGTCAGTATTTTACAGCTACAAGGTGCGGGCTATTTTTCTTTCATCAAACTCATCTGATTGACAAAGCAATACTAATTGCCTTATCACCCCAATACAACCCAGTTGCACGTTACTTACTAGAACACCACGCCCCAGTTCACGAAGCCTTAGTAGTTGAACCAAAAACATGGAAATTGATTTGTCCCCGTCCTGATCACTATCATGTTATGGCTGGGCCAATTGTCAGCACTGGTAAATTAGTAGGTGCATTAGGTTTTACCCGTCAACAAGACATACCTGCATTCGATTCGCAAAATCTTACAGATTTGAGTGCGATTTGTCTGCACATTTCCACTTGGGTAACAATGACTCAAGCCCAACATCCGCCTTTACAAACAGCAGGTTTAACTTCTAGAGAAGTGGAAATTGCCACACTAGTGGCGCGAGGGTGTAGAAACGCAGAAATTAGTCGTGAACTTTGGATTACAGAAAACTCTGTTAAGCAAGCTTTAAAAAGAATGTTCCGCAAGCTAGAAGTTTCATCTCGCACGCAAATGTTGGCCAAGCTTTCTACAGTTGCACAGTCCCAACAATTGCCGAAATGGTAA
- a CDS encoding sulfurtransferase, translated as MTINSDYADPSVLVDTQWLADHLHDSNVRIIEVDVSPEPYKNAHIPGAVFWHIFTDLLLPDFKTNLDAIAFAKLMARSGITNNTTVVAYGNYPGIGGWIFWLLKVFGHDNVRVLNGGYQKWKSENRPLATELSTFPPTDYHTQAPDDSLRVLHPEVQAAINQQERILLDVRTIQEYSGEWFFNQPPKNNQRTGHIPGAVHLEHILTLNEDGTFKSFTELKNLYTSQGITPDKEIFPYCAIGGRSGYTWFVLKYLLGYPNVRNYDGSWNEWSRLTDL; from the coding sequence ATGACTATAAATTCTGATTACGCTGATCCTTCAGTTCTAGTTGATACCCAGTGGTTAGCAGATCATCTCCATGATTCAAATGTTCGTATTATTGAAGTGGATGTAAGTCCAGAGCCTTACAAAAATGCTCATATACCGGGTGCTGTATTTTGGCATATTTTTACGGACTTACTGCTACCAGATTTCAAAACTAATTTAGATGCGATCGCTTTTGCTAAACTTATGGCACGCTCAGGTATTACCAATAATACAACAGTTGTTGCTTATGGCAATTATCCCGGCATCGGTGGCTGGATTTTTTGGTTGTTAAAAGTCTTTGGTCATGATAATGTCCGAGTTCTCAATGGCGGCTATCAAAAATGGAAATCTGAAAATCGTCCACTTGCAACTGAGTTATCTACATTTCCACCCACTGATTACCATACTCAAGCGCCTGATGATAGTCTAAGAGTATTACATCCTGAAGTCCAAGCAGCGATTAATCAACAGGAACGCATTTTGTTAGATGTCCGTACAATTCAAGAATACTCTGGTGAGTGGTTTTTTAATCAACCACCAAAAAACAATCAACGCACTGGACATATCCCTGGTGCAGTTCATCTTGAGCATATCCTGACACTTAATGAGGATGGCACTTTTAAATCATTCACCGAATTAAAAAATCTTTATACCAGCCAAGGTATTACACCTGATAAAGAAATTTTTCCTTATTGTGCGATCGGTGGACGTTCTGGATACACTTGGTTTGTTTTAAAGTATTTACTAGGCTATCCAAATGTTCGCAATTACGACGGCTCTTGGAATGAGTGGAGTCGTTTGACTGACTTATAG